Proteins from one Apis cerana isolate GH-2021 linkage group LG11, AcerK_1.0, whole genome shotgun sequence genomic window:
- the LOC107994918 gene encoding histone deacetylase 5 isoform X14: MQGSVNVGGNRMSSEQARASAIATKEMARDTPGSPMSRPRDLVGGVGATTTTLTSSGYHTGSADPSTLHGHVLQQKILELQQHHQLQQQILRQQYQAQERQLAELHEQQMHQLKLWEQQKQLEEQRREKERLEALRKKDKHDHSAIASTEVKQRLQSFLVNKKQREAAAAANGAVPGTPGYRSWLQPQSAESAGAANASHPYRMPQMLQEKFADDFPLRKTASEPNLLKVRLKQRVERNMAASRNSPLMARRKDRLLSHLKRKSLLANSSSNPESGPNSPPTVNNSQASPTAGGNAAAIQEETENTGYGGPLTSSSQQGSLSDLSLFSSPSMPNISLGRPHVPSGSNTTGTKLATVSEAEVRAAFTARLGMPLTGQMLPGTLPFYPSLAVIEGGEATSTGGYVHKQMQQNMEHPSVTNRQHPPSAVYHGSTTANPITDTQVAHARLQKAGHRPLGRTQSAPLPLGHPMLQGGMMAPQTHYEEYLAEKQLHDQQQAHNYLKQQIRQTVLTRVGSRGQANQLDEAPETEESAEVIDLTGGKKDMSEESEISKQQRDREQFLQQQRDLMMRHTLQISNESSTAYGGSGGGSGSGSRNSQPSARPLSRALSSPLVHLGPQGGNQSTGDLFARASSHRPTTGLAYDPLMLKHACVCGETVRGHPEHGGRLQSVWARLSETGLLQRCDRIRSRKATLEEIQTCHSEAHALLFGTNPMNRQKLDVSKLSQLPIKSFVRLPCGGVGVDSDTTWNELNTAPAARMAVGCVVDLAFKTAMGDIKNGFAVVRPPGHHAETNQAMGFCFFNSIAIAARLLQQKLDIRKILILDWDVHHGNGTQQMFYDDPRVLYLSIHRHDEGNFFPGTGGPTECGAGEGLGYNVNVAWSGGLNPPMGDAEYLAAFRSIVMPIAKAFDPSIVLVSAGFDAAIGHPAPLGGYKVSPACFGKMTQQLLGLANGKVVLALEGGYDLAAICDSAQECVRALLGDEPSQLREEELTRAPCQNAVDTLQKTIAVQMSHWPCVKLNAHTASMSAIEAGQKERDETETVSAMASLSMQQPTNLTTTPEHSREVSEEPMEQDDAK; encoded by the exons AGATGGCCAGGGACACACCAGGCTCCCCGATGTCCAGACCGAGAGACTTGGTCGGCGGAGTTGGCGCTACTACGACCACCTTGACATCGAGCGGTTATCACACTGGTTCCGCGGACCCATCCACCCTTCATGGCCACGTGTTGCAGCAGAAGATACTCGAG CTACAACAGCATCATCAGCTTCAACAACAAATTCTCCGGCAACAATATCAGGCGCAAGAACGACAGTTGGCCGAACTGCACGAGCAACAGATGCATCAGTTGAAG CTTTGGGAGCAGCAGAAACAACTGGAGGAGCaaaggagggagaaggagaggcTCGAAGCATTGAGGAAGAAGGATAAACACGATCACAGCGCGATCGCTTCGACGGAGGTGAAGCAACGACTTCAG AGCTTCCTCGTGAACAAGAAGCAAAGGGAGGCCGCCGCGGCTGCTAACGGGGCCGTACCTGGTACACCCGGATACAGAAGCTG GTTGCAGCCGCAATCGGCGGAATCGGCGGGCGCAGCGAACGCTTCGCATCCGTACAGGATGCCGCAGATGTTGCAGGAAAAATTCGCCGATGATTTCCCTCTACGGAAAACag CCTCGGAGCCGAACCTGCTCAAAGTGCGACTAAAGCAACGCGTGGAGAGGAACATGGCCGCGTCGAGAAATTCACCCCTGATGGCACGACGGAAGGATCGGCTGCTGTCGCACCTCAAGCGGAAATCATTGCTAGCAA ATTCTAGTAGTAATCCTGAGTCCGGGCCTAATTCACCACCGACCGTGAACAATTCTCAAGCGAGCCCCACAGCGGGTGGAAACGCAGCGGCGATCCAAGAA GAGACGGAAAACACCGGTTACGGGGGTCCATTGACCAGCAGCAGTCAACAAGGTAGCCTATCGGATCTTTCGTTGTTCAGTTCACCGTCCATGCCCAATATTTCGTTGGGACGACCTCACGTTCCATCCGGTTCCAACACG ACTGGTACGAAATTGGCCACGGTCTCGGAGGCAGAGGTACGCGCGGCGTTCACCGCACGACTAGGAATGCCGCTCACGGGTCAAATGTTGCCCGGCACCTTGCCTTTTTATCCATCGTTGGCGGTAATCGAGGGAGGGGAGGCAACGTCGACCGGTGGCTACGTTCACAAGCAGATGCAGCAAAATATGGAACATCCATCGGTAACGAATCGGCAACATCCACCGTCCGCGGTCTATCACGGTAGCACGACGGCAAATCCCATTACGGACACGCAAGTAGCGCATGCGAGGCTGCAAAAGGCTGGTCACCGGCCTTTAG GTAGGACTCAATCAGCTCCGTTGCCGTTGGGCCATCCGATGTTGCAAGGTGGCATGATGGCGCCCCAGACCCATTACGAAGAGTACCTGGCAGAGAAACAATTACACGACCAGCAACAGGCGCACAATTACCTGAAACAGCAGATACGTCAAACGGTGTTGACGCGAGTCGGGTCTCGGGGGCAGGCGAATCAATTGGACGAGGCCCCGGAAACCGAGGAATCGGCCGAGGTGATAGATCTTACAGGAGGGAAGAAAGACATGTCGGAAGAGAGCGAAATCTCGAAACAGCAACGGGATCGGGAACAATTCCTTCAACAGCAGAGAGATCTGATGATGAGACACACGTTGCAGATCTCGAACGAATCTTCGACGGCCTACGGCGGCAGCGGGGGCGGTAGTGGGAGCGGAAGCAGAAACAGCCAACCTAGCGCAAGACCGTTATCCAGAGCTCTTTCCAGCCCATTGGTCCATTTGG GTCCTCAGGGAGGAAACCAATCCACCGGCGATCTATTCGCTCGTGCCTCGTCTCATCGACCTACCACCGGTCTGGCCTACGACCCGTTAATGTTGAAGCATGCTTGCGTTTGCGGCGAAACGGTTCGAGGTCATCCCGAGCATGGAGGAAGGTTGCAAAGCGTGTGGGCACGTCTCTCGGAAACCGGGTTGTTGCAACGTTGCGATCGAATACGTTCACGGAAAGCTACCCTCGAAGAGATTCAAACGTGTCACAGCGAGGCTCATGCTTTACTCTTTG GAACGAATCCGATGAATCGGCAAAAGTTGGACGTATCGAAGCTCTCTCAACTGCCCATCAAGAGTTTCGTAAGGCTGCCGTGCGGTGGAGTAGGCGTCGATTCCGACACCACGTGGAACGAACTGAATACCGCGCCAGCTGCTAGAATGGCCGTCGGCTGCGTCGTCGATCTGGCTTTTAAGACCGCAATGGGCGACATTAAGAACGGTTTCGCCGTGGTACGACCGCCGGGACATCACGCCGAAACCAACCAAGCCATGGGTTTCTGCTTCTTCAACTCGATCGCGATCGCTGCACGATTGCTTCAACAGAAGCTCGATATTCGGAAAATCTTGATCTTGGATTGG GACGTTCATCATGGGAACGGGACGCAGCAAATGTTCTACGACGACCCACGAGTGCTCTACCTGTCGATACACAGGCACGACGAAGGTAACTTCTTTCCAGGGACTGGCGGGCCGACCGAGTGCGGGGCTGGCGAAGGATTGGGTTACAACGTGAACGTAGCCTGGTCCGGTGGGCTGAATCCCCCTATGGGGGACGCGGAATACTTGGCGGCGTTCCGTAGCATCGTGATGCCAATCGCGAAAGCGTTCGACCCGAGCATCGTGCTCGTCTCGGCAGGATTCGACGCAGCCATCGGGCATCCCGCTCCTCTGGGAGGTTACAAAGTGAGTCCCGCGTGTTTCGGAAAGATGACCCAACAACTGCTTGGATTGGCGAACGGTAAGGTTGTTCTCGCCCTGGAGGGCGGTTACGATTTGGCCGCGATCTGCGATTCCGCCCAGGAATGCGTTCGAGCCCTCCTCGGGGACGAGCCTAGCCAACTtcgagaggaggaattgaCCAGGGCGCCCTGTCAAAACGCGGTCGACACGCTGCAAAAGACTATCGCCGTGCAG ATGTCTCATTGGCCTTGCGTCAAGCTGAACGCGCACACGGCTTCGATGAGCGCGATCGAAGCCGGACAAAAGGAACGCGACGAGACCGAGACAGTCTCCGCGATGGCCTCTTTATCGATGCAGCAGCCTACCAATTTAAC AACTACCCCAGAACATTCCCGAGAAGTTTCCGAGGAGCCGATGGAACAGGACGACGCCAAATGA
- the LOC107994918 gene encoding histone deacetylase 5 isoform X13 — MQGSVNVGGNRMSSEQARASAIATKEMARDTPGSPMSRPRDLVGGVGATTTTLTSSGYHTGSADPSTLHGHVLQQKILELQQHHQLQQQILRQQYQAQERQLAELHEQQMHQLKLWEQQKQLEEQRREKERLEALRKKDKHDHSAIASTEVKQRLQSFLVNKKQREAAAAANGAVPGTPGYRSWLQPQSAESAGAANASHPYRMPQMLQEKFADDFPLRKTASEPNLLKVRLKQRVERNMAASRNSPLMARRKDRLLSHLKRKSLLANSSSNPESGPNSPPTVNNSQASPTAGGNAAAIQEETENTGYGGPLTSSSQQGSLSDLSLFSSPSMPNISLGRPHVPSGSNTTGTKLATVSEAEVRAAFTARLGMPLTGQMLPGTLPFYPSLAVIEGGEATSTGGYVHKQMQQNMEHPSVTNRQHPPSAVYHGSTTANPITDTQVAHARLQKAGHRPLGSRTQSAPLPLGHPMLQGGMMAPQTHYEEYLAEKQLHDQQQAHNYLKQQIRQTVLTRVGSRGQANQLDEAPETEESAEVIDLTGGKKDMSEESEISKQQRDREQFLQQQRDLMMRHTLQISNESSTAYGGSGGGSGSGSRNSQPSARPLSRALSSPLVHLGPQGGNQSTGDLFARASSHRPTTGLAYDPLMLKHACVCGETVRGHPEHGGRLQSVWARLSETGLLQRCDRIRSRKATLEEIQTCHSEAHALLFGTNPMNRQKLDVSKLSQLPIKSFVRLPCGGVGVDSDTTWNELNTAPAARMAVGCVVDLAFKTAMGDIKNGFAVVRPPGHHAETNQAMGFCFFNSIAIAARLLQQKLDIRKILILDWDVHHGNGTQQMFYDDPRVLYLSIHRHDEGNFFPGTGGPTECGAGEGLGYNVNVAWSGGLNPPMGDAEYLAAFRSIVMPIAKAFDPSIVLVSAGFDAAIGHPAPLGGYKVSPACFGKMTQQLLGLANGKVVLALEGGYDLAAICDSAQECVRALLGDEPSQLREEELTRAPCQNAVDTLQKTIAVQMSHWPCVKLNAHTASMSAIEAGQKERDETETVSAMASLSMQQPTNLTTTPEHSREVSEEPMEQDDAK; from the exons AGATGGCCAGGGACACACCAGGCTCCCCGATGTCCAGACCGAGAGACTTGGTCGGCGGAGTTGGCGCTACTACGACCACCTTGACATCGAGCGGTTATCACACTGGTTCCGCGGACCCATCCACCCTTCATGGCCACGTGTTGCAGCAGAAGATACTCGAG CTACAACAGCATCATCAGCTTCAACAACAAATTCTCCGGCAACAATATCAGGCGCAAGAACGACAGTTGGCCGAACTGCACGAGCAACAGATGCATCAGTTGAAG CTTTGGGAGCAGCAGAAACAACTGGAGGAGCaaaggagggagaaggagaggcTCGAAGCATTGAGGAAGAAGGATAAACACGATCACAGCGCGATCGCTTCGACGGAGGTGAAGCAACGACTTCAG AGCTTCCTCGTGAACAAGAAGCAAAGGGAGGCCGCCGCGGCTGCTAACGGGGCCGTACCTGGTACACCCGGATACAGAAGCTG GTTGCAGCCGCAATCGGCGGAATCGGCGGGCGCAGCGAACGCTTCGCATCCGTACAGGATGCCGCAGATGTTGCAGGAAAAATTCGCCGATGATTTCCCTCTACGGAAAACag CCTCGGAGCCGAACCTGCTCAAAGTGCGACTAAAGCAACGCGTGGAGAGGAACATGGCCGCGTCGAGAAATTCACCCCTGATGGCACGACGGAAGGATCGGCTGCTGTCGCACCTCAAGCGGAAATCATTGCTAGCAA ATTCTAGTAGTAATCCTGAGTCCGGGCCTAATTCACCACCGACCGTGAACAATTCTCAAGCGAGCCCCACAGCGGGTGGAAACGCAGCGGCGATCCAAGAA GAGACGGAAAACACCGGTTACGGGGGTCCATTGACCAGCAGCAGTCAACAAGGTAGCCTATCGGATCTTTCGTTGTTCAGTTCACCGTCCATGCCCAATATTTCGTTGGGACGACCTCACGTTCCATCCGGTTCCAACACG ACTGGTACGAAATTGGCCACGGTCTCGGAGGCAGAGGTACGCGCGGCGTTCACCGCACGACTAGGAATGCCGCTCACGGGTCAAATGTTGCCCGGCACCTTGCCTTTTTATCCATCGTTGGCGGTAATCGAGGGAGGGGAGGCAACGTCGACCGGTGGCTACGTTCACAAGCAGATGCAGCAAAATATGGAACATCCATCGGTAACGAATCGGCAACATCCACCGTCCGCGGTCTATCACGGTAGCACGACGGCAAATCCCATTACGGACACGCAAGTAGCGCATGCGAGGCTGCAAAAGGCTGGTCACCGGCCTTTAGGTA GTAGGACTCAATCAGCTCCGTTGCCGTTGGGCCATCCGATGTTGCAAGGTGGCATGATGGCGCCCCAGACCCATTACGAAGAGTACCTGGCAGAGAAACAATTACACGACCAGCAACAGGCGCACAATTACCTGAAACAGCAGATACGTCAAACGGTGTTGACGCGAGTCGGGTCTCGGGGGCAGGCGAATCAATTGGACGAGGCCCCGGAAACCGAGGAATCGGCCGAGGTGATAGATCTTACAGGAGGGAAGAAAGACATGTCGGAAGAGAGCGAAATCTCGAAACAGCAACGGGATCGGGAACAATTCCTTCAACAGCAGAGAGATCTGATGATGAGACACACGTTGCAGATCTCGAACGAATCTTCGACGGCCTACGGCGGCAGCGGGGGCGGTAGTGGGAGCGGAAGCAGAAACAGCCAACCTAGCGCAAGACCGTTATCCAGAGCTCTTTCCAGCCCATTGGTCCATTTGG GTCCTCAGGGAGGAAACCAATCCACCGGCGATCTATTCGCTCGTGCCTCGTCTCATCGACCTACCACCGGTCTGGCCTACGACCCGTTAATGTTGAAGCATGCTTGCGTTTGCGGCGAAACGGTTCGAGGTCATCCCGAGCATGGAGGAAGGTTGCAAAGCGTGTGGGCACGTCTCTCGGAAACCGGGTTGTTGCAACGTTGCGATCGAATACGTTCACGGAAAGCTACCCTCGAAGAGATTCAAACGTGTCACAGCGAGGCTCATGCTTTACTCTTTG GAACGAATCCGATGAATCGGCAAAAGTTGGACGTATCGAAGCTCTCTCAACTGCCCATCAAGAGTTTCGTAAGGCTGCCGTGCGGTGGAGTAGGCGTCGATTCCGACACCACGTGGAACGAACTGAATACCGCGCCAGCTGCTAGAATGGCCGTCGGCTGCGTCGTCGATCTGGCTTTTAAGACCGCAATGGGCGACATTAAGAACGGTTTCGCCGTGGTACGACCGCCGGGACATCACGCCGAAACCAACCAAGCCATGGGTTTCTGCTTCTTCAACTCGATCGCGATCGCTGCACGATTGCTTCAACAGAAGCTCGATATTCGGAAAATCTTGATCTTGGATTGG GACGTTCATCATGGGAACGGGACGCAGCAAATGTTCTACGACGACCCACGAGTGCTCTACCTGTCGATACACAGGCACGACGAAGGTAACTTCTTTCCAGGGACTGGCGGGCCGACCGAGTGCGGGGCTGGCGAAGGATTGGGTTACAACGTGAACGTAGCCTGGTCCGGTGGGCTGAATCCCCCTATGGGGGACGCGGAATACTTGGCGGCGTTCCGTAGCATCGTGATGCCAATCGCGAAAGCGTTCGACCCGAGCATCGTGCTCGTCTCGGCAGGATTCGACGCAGCCATCGGGCATCCCGCTCCTCTGGGAGGTTACAAAGTGAGTCCCGCGTGTTTCGGAAAGATGACCCAACAACTGCTTGGATTGGCGAACGGTAAGGTTGTTCTCGCCCTGGAGGGCGGTTACGATTTGGCCGCGATCTGCGATTCCGCCCAGGAATGCGTTCGAGCCCTCCTCGGGGACGAGCCTAGCCAACTtcgagaggaggaattgaCCAGGGCGCCCTGTCAAAACGCGGTCGACACGCTGCAAAAGACTATCGCCGTGCAG ATGTCTCATTGGCCTTGCGTCAAGCTGAACGCGCACACGGCTTCGATGAGCGCGATCGAAGCCGGACAAAAGGAACGCGACGAGACCGAGACAGTCTCCGCGATGGCCTCTTTATCGATGCAGCAGCCTACCAATTTAAC AACTACCCCAGAACATTCCCGAGAAGTTTCCGAGGAGCCGATGGAACAGGACGACGCCAAATGA
- the LOC107994918 gene encoding histone deacetylase 4 isoform X4: MQGSVNVGGNRMSSEQARASAIATKEMARDTPGSPMSRPRDLVGGVGATTTTLTSSGYHTGSADPSTLHGHVLQQKILELQQHHQLQQQILRQQYQAQERQLAELHEQQMHQLKLWEQQKQLEEQRREKERLEALRKKDKHDHSAIASTEVKQRLQSFLVNKKQREAAAAANGAVPGTPGYRSWLQPQSAESAGAANASHPYRMPQMLQEKFADDFPLRKTASEPNLLKVRLKQRVERNMAASRNSPLMARRKDRLLSHLKRKSLLANSSSNPESGPNSPPTVNNSQASPTAGGNAAAIQEETENTGYGGPLTSSSQQGSLSDLSLFSSPSMPNISLGRPHVPSGSNTTGTKLATVSEAEVRAAFTARLGMPLTGQMLPGTLPFYPSLAVIEGGEATSTGGYVHKQMQQNMEHPSVTNRQHPPSAVYHGSTTANPITDTQVAHARLQKAGHRPLGSRTQSAPLPLGHPMLQGGMMAPQTHYEEYLAEKQLHDQQQAHNYLKQQIRQTVLTRVGSRGQANQLDEAPETEESAEVIDLTGGKKDMSEESEISKQQRDREQFLQQQRDLMMRHTLQISNESSTAYGGSGGGSGSGSRNSQPSARPLSRALSSPLVHLGPQGGNQSTGDLFARASSHRPTTGLAYDPLMLKHACVCGETVRGHPEHGGRLQSVWARLSETGLLQRCDRIRSRKATLEEIQTCHSEAHALLFGTNPMNRQKLDVSKLSQLPIKSFVRLPCGGVGVDSDTTWNELNTAPAARMAVGCVVDLAFKTAMGDIKNGFAVVRPPGHHAETNQAMGFCFFNSIAIAARLLQQKLDIRKILILDWDVHHGNGTQQMFYDDPRVLYLSIHRHDEGNFFPGTGGPTECGAGEGLGYNVNVAWSGGLNPPMGDAEYLAAFRSIVMPIAKAFDPSIVLVSAGFDAAIGHPAPLGGYKVSPACFGKMTQQLLGLANGKVVLALEGGYDLAAICDSAQECVRALLGDEPSQLREEELTRAPCQNAVDTLQKTIAVQMSHWPCVKLNAHTASMSAIEAGQKERDETETVSAMASLSMQQPTNLTYVAYHYIKARFHLFPPPAPSRFRKIHSQRFAIFQNYPRTFPRSFRGADGTGRRQMKKDARLVVDRVSM; encoded by the exons AGATGGCCAGGGACACACCAGGCTCCCCGATGTCCAGACCGAGAGACTTGGTCGGCGGAGTTGGCGCTACTACGACCACCTTGACATCGAGCGGTTATCACACTGGTTCCGCGGACCCATCCACCCTTCATGGCCACGTGTTGCAGCAGAAGATACTCGAG CTACAACAGCATCATCAGCTTCAACAACAAATTCTCCGGCAACAATATCAGGCGCAAGAACGACAGTTGGCCGAACTGCACGAGCAACAGATGCATCAGTTGAAG CTTTGGGAGCAGCAGAAACAACTGGAGGAGCaaaggagggagaaggagaggcTCGAAGCATTGAGGAAGAAGGATAAACACGATCACAGCGCGATCGCTTCGACGGAGGTGAAGCAACGACTTCAG AGCTTCCTCGTGAACAAGAAGCAAAGGGAGGCCGCCGCGGCTGCTAACGGGGCCGTACCTGGTACACCCGGATACAGAAGCTG GTTGCAGCCGCAATCGGCGGAATCGGCGGGCGCAGCGAACGCTTCGCATCCGTACAGGATGCCGCAGATGTTGCAGGAAAAATTCGCCGATGATTTCCCTCTACGGAAAACag CCTCGGAGCCGAACCTGCTCAAAGTGCGACTAAAGCAACGCGTGGAGAGGAACATGGCCGCGTCGAGAAATTCACCCCTGATGGCACGACGGAAGGATCGGCTGCTGTCGCACCTCAAGCGGAAATCATTGCTAGCAA ATTCTAGTAGTAATCCTGAGTCCGGGCCTAATTCACCACCGACCGTGAACAATTCTCAAGCGAGCCCCACAGCGGGTGGAAACGCAGCGGCGATCCAAGAA GAGACGGAAAACACCGGTTACGGGGGTCCATTGACCAGCAGCAGTCAACAAGGTAGCCTATCGGATCTTTCGTTGTTCAGTTCACCGTCCATGCCCAATATTTCGTTGGGACGACCTCACGTTCCATCCGGTTCCAACACG ACTGGTACGAAATTGGCCACGGTCTCGGAGGCAGAGGTACGCGCGGCGTTCACCGCACGACTAGGAATGCCGCTCACGGGTCAAATGTTGCCCGGCACCTTGCCTTTTTATCCATCGTTGGCGGTAATCGAGGGAGGGGAGGCAACGTCGACCGGTGGCTACGTTCACAAGCAGATGCAGCAAAATATGGAACATCCATCGGTAACGAATCGGCAACATCCACCGTCCGCGGTCTATCACGGTAGCACGACGGCAAATCCCATTACGGACACGCAAGTAGCGCATGCGAGGCTGCAAAAGGCTGGTCACCGGCCTTTAGGTA GTAGGACTCAATCAGCTCCGTTGCCGTTGGGCCATCCGATGTTGCAAGGTGGCATGATGGCGCCCCAGACCCATTACGAAGAGTACCTGGCAGAGAAACAATTACACGACCAGCAACAGGCGCACAATTACCTGAAACAGCAGATACGTCAAACGGTGTTGACGCGAGTCGGGTCTCGGGGGCAGGCGAATCAATTGGACGAGGCCCCGGAAACCGAGGAATCGGCCGAGGTGATAGATCTTACAGGAGGGAAGAAAGACATGTCGGAAGAGAGCGAAATCTCGAAACAGCAACGGGATCGGGAACAATTCCTTCAACAGCAGAGAGATCTGATGATGAGACACACGTTGCAGATCTCGAACGAATCTTCGACGGCCTACGGCGGCAGCGGGGGCGGTAGTGGGAGCGGAAGCAGAAACAGCCAACCTAGCGCAAGACCGTTATCCAGAGCTCTTTCCAGCCCATTGGTCCATTTGG GTCCTCAGGGAGGAAACCAATCCACCGGCGATCTATTCGCTCGTGCCTCGTCTCATCGACCTACCACCGGTCTGGCCTACGACCCGTTAATGTTGAAGCATGCTTGCGTTTGCGGCGAAACGGTTCGAGGTCATCCCGAGCATGGAGGAAGGTTGCAAAGCGTGTGGGCACGTCTCTCGGAAACCGGGTTGTTGCAACGTTGCGATCGAATACGTTCACGGAAAGCTACCCTCGAAGAGATTCAAACGTGTCACAGCGAGGCTCATGCTTTACTCTTTG GAACGAATCCGATGAATCGGCAAAAGTTGGACGTATCGAAGCTCTCTCAACTGCCCATCAAGAGTTTCGTAAGGCTGCCGTGCGGTGGAGTAGGCGTCGATTCCGACACCACGTGGAACGAACTGAATACCGCGCCAGCTGCTAGAATGGCCGTCGGCTGCGTCGTCGATCTGGCTTTTAAGACCGCAATGGGCGACATTAAGAACGGTTTCGCCGTGGTACGACCGCCGGGACATCACGCCGAAACCAACCAAGCCATGGGTTTCTGCTTCTTCAACTCGATCGCGATCGCTGCACGATTGCTTCAACAGAAGCTCGATATTCGGAAAATCTTGATCTTGGATTGG GACGTTCATCATGGGAACGGGACGCAGCAAATGTTCTACGACGACCCACGAGTGCTCTACCTGTCGATACACAGGCACGACGAAGGTAACTTCTTTCCAGGGACTGGCGGGCCGACCGAGTGCGGGGCTGGCGAAGGATTGGGTTACAACGTGAACGTAGCCTGGTCCGGTGGGCTGAATCCCCCTATGGGGGACGCGGAATACTTGGCGGCGTTCCGTAGCATCGTGATGCCAATCGCGAAAGCGTTCGACCCGAGCATCGTGCTCGTCTCGGCAGGATTCGACGCAGCCATCGGGCATCCCGCTCCTCTGGGAGGTTACAAAGTGAGTCCCGCGTGTTTCGGAAAGATGACCCAACAACTGCTTGGATTGGCGAACGGTAAGGTTGTTCTCGCCCTGGAGGGCGGTTACGATTTGGCCGCGATCTGCGATTCCGCCCAGGAATGCGTTCGAGCCCTCCTCGGGGACGAGCCTAGCCAACTtcgagaggaggaattgaCCAGGGCGCCCTGTCAAAACGCGGTCGACACGCTGCAAAAGACTATCGCCGTGCAG ATGTCTCATTGGCCTTGCGTCAAGCTGAACGCGCACACGGCTTCGATGAGCGCGATCGAAGCCGGACAAAAGGAACGCGACGAGACCGAGACAGTCTCCGCGATGGCCTCTTTATCGATGCAGCAGCCTACCAATTTAACGTACGTTgcgtatcattatataaaagctCGATTCcatctttttcctccccctgcCCCTTCGAGATTTCGAAAGATTCACTCGCAGCGATTTGCGATTTTTCAGAACTACCCCAGAACATTCCCGAGAAGTTTCCGAGGAGCCGATGGAACAGGACGACGCCAAATGAAGAAAGACGCGAGACTGGTCGTCGATCGTGTATCGATGTAA